One genomic segment of Anopheles merus strain MAF unplaced genomic scaffold, AmerM5.1 LNR4000294, whole genome shotgun sequence includes these proteins:
- the LOC121602094 gene encoding uncharacterized protein LOC121602094: MPAQPLILSSRRTILIAILARYEEFLQNYQPDRDSIEVETRMAKFDQICKDLESLQQQLEDSATTAEEMTHNAALREDFERRLIRVQLALKAKYREIPRSEVSQQGADKVIADLPAHDISTRGWNIPSEFVLADPQFDKSAPIDIILGARHYASFFTNVKSHELAPNLPTMLNSVFGWVIGPTSPQNPASTTDCTAASTIVCMASLEESLERFWKLEELSVNDSYSPDERRCETLYKETTQRDESGHYIVRLPKQTDFTEKLGLSKTTALRRFELLERRLERNPQLKEDYHAFMKEYLELGHMSLMNKDSGDEQAYYLPHHPVFKASSTTTKVRVVFDGSAKTSTGYSLNDILCVGPIVQDELLDIVLRFRTYQIALVGDIAKMYRQILLHSDDRRLVRIFFRFSPQAPIQVYELNTVTYGLAPSSFLATRTLIQLADDEGTEYALAPAALKRNFYVDDFIGGANNVREAVQLRKELSALLAKGGFELRKWTSSNLSVLSGLSTEYIGTHSSLHFIPNETVKALGISWKPESDELCFESNTEADEATSTKRSILSSIAKMYDPLGLIAPVIVRAKMLMQELWLLKSGWDEPVPNHISVCMDTAAVISCHRRSIS, from the exons ATGCCAGCTCAACCGCTTATTTTGTCGTCGAGACGAACGATTTTGATTGCCATTTTGGCCCGTTACGAAGAGTTTCTTCAAAACTACCAGCCCGATAGGGATTCTATCGAGGTGGAAACTCGTATGGCCAAATTTGACCAAATATGCAAGGATTTGGAGAGCCTTCAACAGCAGCTGGAGGACAGTGCAACCACTGCTGAAGAGATGACACACAATGCCGCCCTTAGGGAGGATTTTGAACGGCGCTTGATTCGCGTTCAATTGGCATTGAAAGCGAAATATAGAGAAATTCCGCGCAGCGAAGTGTCGCAGCAAGGAGCTG ACAAGGTGATCGCTGATCTGCCGGCGCATGATATTTCCACTCGTGGCTGGAACATTCCTTCGGAATTCGTTTTGGCTGACCCGCAGTTCGATAAATCAGCCCCGATTGATATCATCCTTGGTGCTCGTCATTACGCTTCCTTCTTTACGAACGTAAAATCGCATGAGCTTGCTCCGAACCTTCCAACTATGCTGAACAGCGTGTTTGGGTGGGTCATTGGTCCCACCTCTCCTCAGAATCCTGCATCTACGACCGATTGCACCGCCGCGTCCACAATCGTCTGCATGGCATCCCTGGAGGAGTCTCTCGAACGCTTTTGGAAGCTGGAAGAGTTAAGCGTCAATGATTCGTACTCACCTGATGAGCGGCGATGCGAAACATTGTATAAAGAAACCACTCAGCGCGACGAATCGGGTCACTATATTGTACGATTGCCCAAACAGACCGACTTCACGGAAAAGCTTGGCCTGTCTAAAACTACTGCTTTGAGACGCTTCGAGCTGCTGGAGAGGAGGCTAGAACGCAACCCACAGCTCAAGGAAGACTATCATGCCTTCATGAAGGAGTATTTGGAGCTGGGGCACATGTCGCTCATGAACAAAGATAGTGGGGATGAACAGGCGTACTACCTACCGCACCATCCCGTATTTAAAGCCTCCAGTACCACCACGAAAGTAAGGGTCGTGTTCGACGGATCTGCAAAAACAAGCACCGGTTATTCCTTGAATGACATTCTATGTGTTGGTCCAATCGTGcaggacgagctgcttgatATTGTGTTGCGATTCCGCACCTACCAAATAGCACTTGTGGGAGATATAGCTAAAATGTACCGACAAATATTGCTGCATTCTGATGATCGTCGATTGGTGCGCATATTCTTTCGATTTTCGCCGCAAGCTCCGATCCAAGTATATGAGCTCAACACCGTTACATACGGACTAGCACCTTCCTCGTTTCTGGCTACACGCACACTTATCCAACTAGCAGATGATGAAGGGACTGAGTATGCGCTTGCACCTGCGGCCCTGAAACGAAACTTTTACGTGGACGACTTCATTGGTGGTGCCAATAACGTTCGCGAAGCTGTTCAGCTGCGTAAGGAGTTATCAGCGCTACTTGCCAAAGGTGGGTTTGAGTTGCGCAAGTGGACATCAAGCAATCTGAGCGTGCTCTCCGGCTTAAGCACCGAGTATATCGGCACACACTCATCGCTGCATTTTATACCCAACGAGACGGTCAAAGCACTCGGCATCTCGTGGAAGCCGGAATCGGATGAGCTGTGTTTTGAATCCAACACTGAGGCTGATGAAGCCACGTCGACCAAGCGATCTATTTTGTCGAGCATTGCCAAAATGTACGATCCGCTCGGATTGATAGCACCGGTGATCGTGCGTGCTAAGATGCTGATGCAGGAGCTATGGCTACTCAAATCCGGCTGGGATGAACCTGTTCCTAATCACATCT CCGTCTGTATGGATACGGCCGCCGTTATCAGCTGTCATCGACGGTCTATATCGTAG
- the LOC121602097 gene encoding uncharacterized protein K02A2.6-like, which produces MELDELINYAINREILIGQKMKIKDKEQESSIAYVKSMPVTEKRKWRESSCYRCGSWRHSGDSSECYARKARCNSCGRVGHFGRVCKKDGRNSVKNNYQWKRAKNEPTDRREQNQRNEANEKDSLNEIFTTTRLLDNGMVKCMLDTVHVVFLIDSGASVNTVTEQVWLELQKSKANIQDISYNCDKQITTYASNQPLKLILKFKAVISINQSKPTTFAEFIVVQGSNKSLLGKVTAEELKVLKVGLEVQNIEERCQPFPKFPGIQIRLSINKEVPPKKISYVRIPIALEKKVESKIQQMLETDIIEPVDGPPEWISPMVVVPKGKDDIRICINMKYPNQAIQREHFPLPVIETLLNKLQGCKIFSKLDITSAYHHVELHPDSRGITTFMTNKGLMRFKRLMFGINCVPEIFQRIMTQMLLGIAGVVIYIDDIVIAGKDKVEHDSRLKQVLEILGKNNATLNKDKCSIEVKELEILGYNISASGIGPTEAKIEAIKNFRKPITKEVTRSFLGLVNFVGQFIHHLSSRSEPLRKFIRGEIEVFGKEQEAAFDDLRLELSNNVRKLGFFKPEEDTELYVDASPTGLGAVLNQRNKKGMSRIISFASKGLTKPEKVYPQTQREALAVVWAVEKFYPYLFGTTFTIFTDHKTLEYIFEGKHQSGKRACSRAEGWALRLQPYNFVVKYIPGSSNISDSLSRLCPNSDKDKSFDEASEHYVYTIESESEAITLNEIKAETDKDETMREVIKAIENQSWKPKLAHYQAFSKELGIVQGIVVRDDRLVLPEKLRQKALKIAHIGHPGEETMKRKLRERMWWPYMDREITCFVKACAGCAAVRPLGHAEPMIRKEMPDRPWQDIAIDFFSVKEYGTFLVVVDYYSRFIKIIEMKITSASKTIEALETICKDQSYPESIRCDNGPPFSSEEFKNYFKRKDIKIIHTIPYWPQMNGLVERNNRGILRALRIAKAEKNRLARSNYKI; this is translated from the exons ATGGAATTGGATGAACTCATTAATTACGCAATCAATAGAGAAATTCTGATAGGCCAAAAGATGAAGATCAAGGATAAGGAACAGGAATCATCAATAGCGTATGTAAAATCAATGCCAgtaacagaaaaaaggaaatggcGTGAGTCTAGCTGCTATCGATGCGGTTCGTGGCGACACAGTGGGGATTCAAGTGAGTGTTATGCGCGTAAAGCACGATGTAACTCTTGCGGACGAGTAGGTCATTTTGGTAGAGTTTGTAAGAAAGACGGACGGAACTCGGTCAAAAACAATTATCAATGGAAGAGAGCAAAGAATGAACCAACGGATCGACGAGAACAAAATCAACGAAATGAAGCGAATGAAAAGGACAGCCTTAATGAG ATTTTTACCACGACGCGACTATTGGACAACGGTATGGTTAAATGCATGTTAGATACGGTTCATGTAGTTTTCCTAATAGATTCCGGTGCATCAGTAAACACAGTGACAGAACAAGTATGGTTagaattacaaaaatcaaaggCAAACATTCAAGATATATCTTACAATTGCGATAAGCAAATCACAACGTACGCTAGTAATCAGCCtctgaaattaattttaaagtttaaaGCAGTAATATCAATTAATCAGAGTAAACCTACAACTTTCGCTGAATTCATTGTAGTGCAAGGCAGTAATAAGTCGTTGTTAGGTAAAGTGACGGCTgaggaattaaaagttttgAAAGTAGGCTTGGAAGTACAAAATATTGAGGAAAGATGTCAACCATTTCCGAAATTCCCCGGTATTCAGATTCGATTATCTATTAACAAAGAAGTTCCGCCGAAGAAAATATCCTATGTTCGCATTCCCATTGCACTGGAGAAAAAGgtagaaagtaaaattcaacagATGTTAGAAACTGATATAATAGAACCAGTTGATGGTCCCCCCGAATGGATATCACCAATGGTGGTGGTACCAAAGGGCAAAGACGATATTAGAATTTGCATAAATATGAAGTATCCAAATCAAGCCATACAACGAGAGCATTTTCCACTTCCAGTTATCGAAACTTTATTGAACAAATTACAAGGATGTAAGATTTTCTCAAAACTTGATATAACTTCGGCTTATCACCACGTAGAACTCCATCCAGACTCGAGAGGAATCACCACTTTTATGACAAACAAAGGATTAATGCGTTTTAAACGATTGATGTTTGGAATAAATTGTGTGCCAGAGATCTTTCAGCGGATTATGACGCAAATGCTTCTAGGAATAGCTGGTGTAGTAATCTACATAGACGATATAGTCATTGCAGGAAAAGATAAAGTGGAACATGATAGTCGATTAAAGCAGGTGTTAGAAATACTAGGAAAGAATAATGCTACATTGAATAAGGATAAATGTTCTATAGAAGTAAAAGAATTGGAAATCCTCGGCTACAATATAAGTGCGTCAGGTATTGGTCCCACAGAAGCTAAAATAGAGGCTATAAAAAACTTTAGGAAACCAATAACAAAAGAAGTGACTAGAAGCTTCTTAGGTTTAGTTAATTTTGTTGGGCAGTTTATTCATCACCTTTCAAGTAGATCAGAACCATTACGAAAATTCATCAGAGGAGAAATAGAAGTATTTGGAAAAGAGCAAGAAGCAGCGTTTGATGATTTAAGACTGGAATTGTCGAATAATGTACGTAAACTGGGTTTTTTCAAACCGGAAGAGGACACGGAACTGTATGTTGATGCTTCTCCAACAGGATTAGGTGCCGTGTTGAACCAGAGGAATAAGAAAGGCATGTCTAGGATTATAAGCTTTGCATCAAAAGGCTTGACGAAACCTGAAAAGGTCTATCCACAAACGCAAAGAGAAGCGTTAGCAGTAGTATGGGCTGTTGAAAAATTTTATCCATACTTGTTTGGTACTACATTTACCATCTTTACAGACCATAAAACATTAGAGTATATATTTGAAGGAAAGCATCAAAGCGGCAAACGAGCTTGTTCTAGAGCGGAAGGCTGGGCTTTAAGACTACAGCCATATAATTTTGTAGTAAAATACATTCCAGGCTCATCTAATATTTCAGATAGTTTATCAAGATTATGCCCTAATTCAGATAAAGATAAATCGTTTGATGAAGCTTCTGAACATTATGTATATACCATTGAGAGCGAGTCTGAAGCAATTACGTTAAACGAAATTAAAGCGGAAACAGATAAAGATGAAACAATGAGAGAGGTCATTAAAGCAATTGAAAATCAATCTTGGAAACCAAAACTAGCACACTATCAGGCATTTAGTAAAGAACTAGGAATAGTGCAGGGTATTGTAGTTAGGGACGATAGATTAGTTCTACCTGAAAAATTGCGTCAAAAGGCCCTAAAGATAGCTCACATAGGTCACCCTGGCGAAGAAACTATGAAAAGAAAACTTAGGGAAAGAATGTGGTGGCCATATATGGACCGAGAAATCACATGTTTTGTAAAAGCTTGTGCTGGTTGTGCAGCAGTGAGACCTTTGGGTCACGCAGAACCAATGATTAGAAAAGAAATGCCAGATCGTCCTTGGCAGGATATTgcaatagattttttttcggttaAGGAATATGGAACGTTTCTGGTAGTTGTCGATTACTACAGCAGATTCATAAAAATCATTGAGATGAAAATTACATCAGCAAGTAAGACTATCGAGGCTTTAGAGACAATATGCAAGGATCAATCATATCCAGAATCAATTAGATGTGACAATGGGCCACCTTTTAGTagtgaagaatttaaaaactattttaaacgtaaagatataaaaataattcacaCAATACCGTATTGGCCACAGATGAATGGACTTGTGGAAAGGAATAATAGAGGTATACTTCGTGCTTTGCGAATTgcgaaagcagaaaaaaacagattgGCGCGAAGCaattataaaatatga